In Nonomuraea muscovyensis, one genomic interval encodes:
- a CDS encoding COG4315 family predicted lipoprotein, with the protein MRTLPAPLIGTTIALFLLTACGGTGGGAEPASAPPAPASYSPASPGPDGSPPETGMSPDGSPGAATPVPDAPVGMAESGIGRILVDGEGRTLYLFEKDKNGKSSCDGACAKAWPPYLTEGKPKAEEGAKQDLLSTTKRDDGGTQVVYGDWPLYYYQGDEKAGDTSGHDIEEFGAEWYAVGPNGKKITG; encoded by the coding sequence ATGAGGACACTTCCAGCCCCCTTGATCGGGACGACCATCGCACTGTTCCTGCTCACCGCCTGCGGCGGGACGGGAGGCGGGGCCGAGCCGGCGTCGGCCCCGCCCGCGCCCGCCTCGTACTCGCCCGCCAGTCCCGGCCCGGACGGCTCGCCTCCGGAGACCGGGATGTCGCCGGACGGCAGCCCCGGCGCGGCCACGCCGGTGCCCGACGCACCGGTGGGCATGGCCGAGTCGGGCATCGGCCGGATCCTCGTCGACGGCGAGGGACGCACGCTCTACCTGTTCGAGAAGGACAAGAACGGCAAGTCGAGCTGCGATGGCGCGTGCGCGAAGGCATGGCCGCCGTACCTGACCGAGGGCAAGCCGAAGGCCGAGGAAGGGGCGAAGCAGGACCTGCTCTCCACGACGAAGCGGGACGACGGCGGCACGCAGGTCGTCTACGGCGACTGGCCGCTGTACTACTACCAGGGCGACGAGAAGGCGGGTGACACCAGCGGGCACGACATCGAGGAGTTCGGCGCCGAGTGGTACGCGGTCGGGCCGAACGGAAAGAAGATCACCGGCTAG
- a CDS encoding helix-turn-helix domain-containing protein, which translates to MRNVVAVVGDQVAAFELGVVCQVFGLDRSDDGLPVHDFAVCAPRPGAVPTTSGFAIQVEHGLERLAAADLVAVPAWPQLDAPVPEQLLAALREAAGRGTQVLSICTGAFLPAAAGLLDGRRAATHWQFAGLLARRFPRVRVDRDILYVADGPVLSSAGAAAGIDACLHLVRREYGAATANALARRMVVPAHRSGGQAQFVEAPVPAPRTPYELSELIDWMQEHLAEPLTVRTLAARAAMSPRTFARRFKAATGTTPHRWLLDQRLQLAEELLETTDLAVEAVAACAGFGGADTLRHHFAARRGVAPAAHRRAFRRDLQAR; encoded by the coding sequence ATCCGGAACGTCGTCGCCGTCGTCGGCGACCAGGTGGCCGCCTTCGAGCTGGGCGTGGTCTGCCAGGTTTTCGGTCTGGACCGGTCGGACGACGGCCTGCCCGTCCACGACTTCGCGGTGTGCGCGCCGCGCCCCGGGGCCGTCCCGACCACGTCGGGGTTCGCGATCCAGGTCGAGCACGGGCTGGAGCGGCTGGCGGCCGCCGACCTGGTGGCCGTTCCGGCCTGGCCGCAGCTCGACGCGCCCGTGCCGGAGCAGCTCCTGGCGGCCCTGCGCGAGGCCGCCGGGCGCGGCACCCAGGTGCTCTCGATCTGCACGGGCGCGTTCCTGCCGGCCGCCGCCGGGCTGCTCGACGGCCGCCGCGCCGCCACCCACTGGCAGTTCGCCGGCCTGCTCGCCCGGCGCTTCCCCCGGGTCAGGGTGGACCGCGACATCCTGTACGTCGCCGACGGGCCCGTGCTGAGCAGTGCGGGAGCCGCCGCCGGGATCGACGCCTGCCTGCACCTGGTCCGCCGCGAGTACGGAGCCGCGACGGCCAACGCGCTGGCCCGGCGGATGGTGGTGCCCGCCCACCGCTCGGGCGGGCAGGCCCAGTTCGTGGAGGCGCCCGTGCCGGCGCCGCGCACGCCGTACGAGCTGTCGGAGCTGATCGACTGGATGCAGGAGCACCTCGCTGAGCCGCTCACGGTCCGGACGCTGGCGGCGCGGGCGGCGATGTCGCCGCGGACGTTCGCCAGGAGGTTCAAGGCGGCGACCGGCACCACGCCGCACCGATGGCTCCTCGACCAGCGTCTCCAGCTCGCCGAGGAGCTGCTGGAGACGACCGACCTGGCGGTGGAGGCGGTGGCGGCGTGCGCCGGGTTCGGCGGCGCGGACACCCTCCGCCACCACTTCGCGGCACGCCGGGGCGTCGCCCCCGCCGCCCACCGCCGCGCCTTCCGTCGTGACCTTCAGGCCCGCTGA
- a CDS encoding GNAT family N-acetyltransferase yields the protein MSEAIFEELRTARLALRRPAEADIDAIFEIHGDPRTCVHNPSDALADPGEAKELYHRWDDQWRRHGYGYWVVRRHDSSEPLGFCGVKPMDLRGMEILNLFYRFAVAAWGQGYAGEAATAVTAWAAEHRPGLPLIARVRPANVASQRVAARAGLTRAAHLDGPGFDGHDWIYATRLPGRG from the coding sequence ATGAGCGAGGCGATCTTCGAGGAACTGAGAACCGCCCGGCTGGCCCTGCGGCGGCCGGCCGAGGCCGACATCGACGCGATCTTCGAGATCCACGGCGACCCCCGGACCTGTGTCCACAATCCCTCCGACGCGCTCGCCGACCCCGGCGAGGCGAAGGAGCTCTACCACCGCTGGGACGACCAGTGGCGCAGGCACGGATACGGCTACTGGGTCGTCCGGCGCCACGACTCGTCCGAACCGCTCGGCTTCTGCGGCGTCAAGCCCATGGACCTGCGCGGCATGGAGATCCTCAACCTCTTCTACCGCTTCGCCGTCGCGGCATGGGGCCAGGGCTACGCCGGCGAGGCCGCGACCGCGGTCACGGCCTGGGCGGCCGAGCACCGGCCCGGCCTGCCGCTGATCGCCCGGGTCAGGCCGGCCAACGTCGCCTCCCAGCGCGTCGCGGCCCGGGCCGGCCTGACCCGCGCCGCGCACCTCGACGGCCCCGGCTTCGACGGCCACGACTGGATCTACGCGACGAGACTGCCGGGCCGGGGCTGA
- a CDS encoding NADH:flavin oxidoreductase/NADH oxidase, with amino-acid sequence MLFEPITLRSLTIPNRAWMAPMCQYCAATDGPDAGVPHDWHLTHLGARAVGGAGLIMTEATAVSPEGRISPADLGLWNGRQEEAFGRVARFVRQAGSVAGIQLAHAGRKAATDRPWRGGAPVGTEAGGWRPVAPSAIPFREGHPVPAELTVEEIGRVVADFGRAAERALRAGFQVVEVHGAHGYLIGEFLSPHSNHRTDGYGGSFAGRTRFALEVVDAVRAVWPAELPVFFRISATDWLPDGQGWTVDDTVRLAKDLLARGVDLLDTSSGGNAAGAKVRTGPGYQVPFAARVRQETDLLVAAVGLITDPHQAEEILTAGRADAVMLGRELLRDPYWPHHAARALGVRTRWPDPYGYAV; translated from the coding sequence GTGCTGTTCGAGCCCATCACGCTGCGGTCGCTCACCATCCCCAATCGGGCCTGGATGGCGCCCATGTGCCAGTACTGCGCCGCCACCGACGGCCCCGACGCCGGAGTGCCGCACGACTGGCACCTGACGCACCTGGGCGCCCGTGCGGTCGGAGGCGCCGGGCTCATCATGACGGAGGCCACGGCCGTCTCACCCGAGGGCCGGATCAGCCCCGCCGACCTCGGCCTCTGGAACGGTCGGCAGGAGGAGGCGTTCGGCCGGGTCGCGCGGTTCGTGCGGCAGGCCGGCAGCGTCGCCGGGATCCAGCTCGCGCACGCCGGCCGTAAGGCGGCCACCGACCGGCCGTGGCGGGGCGGTGCGCCGGTCGGCACCGAGGCGGGCGGTTGGCGGCCGGTCGCCCCCAGCGCGATCCCGTTCCGCGAGGGTCACCCGGTGCCGGCCGAGCTCACGGTCGAGGAGATCGGCCGCGTCGTGGCCGACTTCGGGCGGGCCGCGGAGCGGGCGCTGCGGGCCGGCTTCCAGGTGGTGGAGGTGCACGGCGCGCACGGGTACCTGATCGGCGAGTTCCTGTCCCCGCACAGCAACCACCGCACCGACGGCTACGGCGGCTCGTTCGCCGGCCGTACCCGCTTCGCGCTGGAGGTCGTCGACGCCGTACGCGCCGTCTGGCCGGCCGAACTGCCGGTGTTCTTCCGGATCTCGGCCACCGACTGGCTGCCCGACGGCCAGGGCTGGACCGTGGACGACACGGTGCGGCTCGCCAAGGACCTGCTCGCCCGCGGTGTCGACCTGCTCGACACCTCCAGTGGAGGCAACGCGGCCGGGGCGAAGGTGCGCACCGGGCCCGGCTACCAGGTACCGTTCGCGGCCCGGGTGCGCCAGGAGACCGACCTGCTCGTGGCCGCCGTCGGCCTGATCACCGACCCGCACCAGGCCGAGGAGATCCTCACCGCCGGGCGGGCCGACGCCGTCATGCTCGGCCGCGAGTTGCTGCGCGACCCGTACTGGCCCCACCACGCCGCCCGCGCGCTCGGCGTGCGGACGCGCTGGCCCGACCCGTACGGCTACGCCGTCTGA
- a CDS encoding ArsR/SmtB family transcription factor encodes MSTRVLEHPSTEELRLESVLHALADPMRLEVVRFLAEAGREVACSEIDLAVSKSTGTHHYRVLREAGIISQVYRGTAKLNSLRRADLDTRFPGLLDSVITAAGAG; translated from the coding sequence ATGTCGACACGAGTCCTGGAGCACCCGAGCACCGAGGAGCTCCGGCTGGAGTCCGTCCTACACGCGCTCGCCGACCCCATGCGGCTCGAAGTGGTGCGCTTCCTGGCGGAGGCCGGCCGCGAGGTGGCCTGCTCGGAGATCGACCTGGCGGTCAGCAAGTCGACCGGCACCCACCACTACCGCGTGCTGCGCGAGGCCGGGATCATCTCCCAGGTCTACCGCGGCACCGCGAAGCTCAACTCCCTGCGCCGCGCCGACCTCGACACCCGCTTCCCCGGCCTGCTGGACAGCGTCATCACCGCCGCCGGCGCGGGGTGA
- a CDS encoding PadR family transcriptional regulator, protein MSATRLLVLGVVRMHGRAHGYLVGSELESWEAERWAGLRSGSIYHALRQLAKEGLLDVGEVHEWPGRVDYAINDKGEAEFLRLLRAALSVPDRRPELLSAALVMLPALPDEEVITLLGKRAHALEEERARIVATAREGERPRHVAELFAWRAAQAAGDAAWTHDLIGRLERGERPA, encoded by the coding sequence ATGTCGGCGACGCGGCTGCTGGTCCTCGGCGTGGTGCGGATGCACGGTCGGGCGCACGGCTACCTGGTGGGCTCCGAGCTGGAGTCGTGGGAGGCCGAACGATGGGCCGGGCTCAGATCGGGCTCGATCTACCACGCGCTCCGCCAACTGGCCAAGGAGGGCCTGCTGGACGTCGGCGAGGTGCACGAGTGGCCGGGCCGTGTCGACTACGCCATCAACGACAAGGGGGAGGCGGAGTTCCTCCGGCTGCTCAGGGCGGCCCTGAGCGTGCCCGACCGGCGTCCCGAACTGCTCAGCGCGGCCCTGGTCATGCTGCCCGCACTGCCCGACGAGGAAGTGATCACACTGCTCGGGAAGCGCGCGCACGCCCTGGAGGAGGAGCGGGCGCGCATCGTGGCCACGGCCCGGGAGGGAGAGCGCCCCAGGCACGTCGCCGAGCTGTTCGCCTGGCGCGCCGCGCAGGCGGCGGGCGACGCGGCGTGGACCCACGACCTGATCGGCCGACTGGAACGGGGCGAGAGGCCGGCCTGA
- a CDS encoding nitroreductase family deazaflavin-dependent oxidoreductase produces the protein MNQEPIDSPTGWVARHVKSYAESGGARGHLFHGAPTLLITTIGRRSGLPRRTALIYGRDGDRYLVVASNGGAADHPLWFSNLLAQPQVGVQVAAEVFDAVARPATADERPRLWETMTGIWPHYTGYQRQTPREIPVVIIERAATPDPGARS, from the coding sequence ATGAACCAGGAGCCGATCGACAGCCCGACCGGGTGGGTGGCCAGGCACGTCAAGAGCTACGCCGAGTCCGGCGGCGCCCGCGGTCACCTGTTCCATGGCGCGCCCACCCTGCTGATCACCACGATCGGCCGCCGCTCGGGACTCCCACGCCGCACCGCCCTCATCTATGGCCGCGACGGCGACCGCTACCTCGTGGTCGCCTCCAACGGCGGCGCCGCCGACCATCCGCTCTGGTTCTCCAACCTGCTCGCCCAGCCGCAGGTCGGCGTGCAGGTCGCCGCCGAGGTGTTCGACGCGGTGGCCCGCCCGGCGACCGCGGACGAGCGGCCCCGCCTGTGGGAGACGATGACGGGGATATGGCCGCACTACACGGGCTACCAGCGACAGACGCCGAGGGAGATCCCGGTCGTGATCATCGAGCGGGCGGCGACGCCCGATCCCGGCGCCCGCTCGTGA
- a CDS encoding serine/threonine protein kinase: protein MQRMRPLRPTDPREVAGYALSGRLGQGGQGTVFFGTSPQGEPVAVKLLHAHFGHDHDARRHFHRELAALQRVAPFCTAKVLAADPDADPPYVVSEYVDGPSLQEAVRDRGVMAGADLDRLAVATATALGAVHAAGVVHRDFKPANVLLAADGPRVIDFGIARPLDATAATVSGVVGTPAYMSPEQLAGDPAGPPLDLFAWGCTIAYAANGRPPFGHEPLPAVINRILNAEPDLGLLAGALRATVAACLDKDPARRPTAQQVLLGLMDDHRGGRLFPLLPVSPQPRPGPSGSPATPPGRPGGPLPGAHASPSGPPAAASGPNIPPQGPHVSPPGSHGAQSGPRDVQAGAHVSPSGSHGVPSGPHGARSGSHGAQSGPYGVPAGPYAAGPGREAAPAGPYGRPSGAPGAPSGPPRVPSGPYGAPSEPGGPPATQPGRRRTGVIAGTAGAAFVAVVAVIAVIFTTLRNSPGVTTTPGPSASTGTATSAGGSPSPSARAAGQVARTPRLGLEFWQDGALAPMALDDLDDAVTTVSLKGAPFELRFPTLAKDRALQICAWTDRSVFAIEDGGKVADHRCFRPGTGLADYEYGSGTLFLNDEGHNHLVGTRVARHSATLDKVLFATVFRDDVSKPMAEQKQDVYLAVFTDLDGDGKFRKAGKGEFEYVVLDFPS, encoded by the coding sequence ATGCAGCGGATGCGCCCCCTCCGACCGACGGACCCGCGGGAGGTCGCCGGCTACGCCCTGAGCGGGCGGCTCGGCCAGGGCGGGCAGGGCACGGTGTTCTTCGGCACCTCGCCGCAGGGCGAGCCCGTCGCCGTCAAGCTGCTGCACGCCCACTTCGGCCACGACCACGACGCCAGGCGCCACTTCCACCGCGAGCTGGCGGCGCTGCAGCGGGTCGCGCCGTTCTGCACCGCCAAGGTGCTCGCCGCCGACCCCGACGCCGACCCGCCGTACGTGGTCAGCGAGTACGTGGACGGCCCGTCGCTGCAGGAGGCGGTGCGGGACCGGGGCGTCATGGCCGGGGCCGACCTCGACCGGCTGGCCGTCGCCACCGCGACGGCGCTGGGCGCCGTCCACGCGGCCGGTGTGGTGCACCGCGACTTCAAGCCCGCGAACGTGCTGCTGGCCGCCGACGGTCCCCGGGTCATCGACTTCGGCATCGCGAGACCCCTCGACGCCACCGCCGCCACGGTCAGCGGCGTCGTCGGCACGCCCGCCTACATGTCGCCCGAGCAGCTCGCGGGCGACCCGGCCGGGCCGCCGCTCGACCTGTTCGCCTGGGGTTGCACGATCGCGTACGCGGCCAACGGGCGGCCGCCGTTCGGGCACGAGCCGTTGCCCGCGGTGATCAACCGCATCCTCAACGCCGAGCCCGACCTGGGGCTGCTGGCGGGGGCGCTGCGCGCGACGGTCGCCGCCTGCCTGGACAAGGACCCCGCCCGGCGGCCGACCGCGCAGCAGGTGCTGCTGGGGCTGATGGACGATCACCGGGGCGGCCGCCTCTTCCCCCTCCTGCCTGTTTCGCCCCAGCCCCGTCCGGGGCCGTCCGGCTCGCCCGCCACCCCGCCGGGACGGCCGGGCGGCCCGCTCCCGGGCGCCCACGCTTCCCCGTCCGGCCCACCCGCCGCCGCATCGGGCCCGAACATCCCGCCGCAGGGTCCGCACGTCTCGCCGCCCGGCTCGCACGGTGCCCAGTCGGGTCCGCGCGATGTGCAGGCGGGTGCGCATGTTTCCCCGTCGGGCTCGCACGGTGTCCCGTCGGGCCCGCACGGTGCCCGGTCGGGCTCGCACGGTGCCCAGTCGGGTCCGTATGGTGTCCCGGCGGGCCCGTACGCGGCCGGGCCCGGCCGGGAGGCCGCTCCTGCGGGGCCGTACGGTCGGCCGTCCGGGGCGCCCGGGGCGCCCTCGGGACCGCCCCGGGTCCCCTCCGGCCCGTACGGGGCCCCGTCCGAGCCGGGTGGGCCGCCGGCCACGCAGCCGGGCCGCAGGCGGACGGGTGTGATCGCCGGTACGGCCGGCGCGGCCTTCGTGGCTGTGGTCGCCGTGATCGCGGTGATCTTCACCACCTTGAGGAACTCACCGGGCGTCACCACCACCCCCGGACCGTCGGCCTCCACCGGCACGGCGACGTCGGCCGGCGGCTCGCCCAGCCCGTCGGCGCGGGCCGCAGGTCAGGTGGCCAGGACGCCCCGGCTCGGGCTGGAGTTCTGGCAGGACGGCGCCCTCGCCCCGATGGCACTCGACGACCTCGACGACGCGGTCACCACCGTCAGCCTGAAGGGCGCGCCGTTCGAGCTGCGCTTCCCCACGCTGGCCAAGGATCGGGCCCTGCAGATCTGCGCCTGGACCGACAGGTCGGTCTTCGCGATCGAGGACGGCGGCAAGGTCGCCGACCATCGGTGCTTCCGGCCCGGCACCGGCCTGGCCGACTACGAGTACGGCTCCGGCACGCTGTTCCTGAACGACGAGGGGCACAACCACCTGGTCGGCACCCGGGTCGCCCGGCATTCGGCCACGCTGGACAAGGTGCTGTTCGCCACGGTGTTCCGGGACGACGTCTCCAAGCCCATGGCCGAGCAGAAGCAGGACGTCTACCTGGCCGTCTTCACCGACCTCGACGGCGACGGGAAGTTCAGGAAGGCCGGGAAGGGCGAGTTCGAGTACGTCGTCCTCGACTTCCCCTCCTGA
- a CDS encoding GNAT family N-acetyltransferase — translation MGRPHLTDGWEPDLDAGDSVLRRFVLANADRNAFVASCSGGRSRRWPDLAVADPASPVVFDNAAVLLRPPPYVDLPDVTRRITEFYPPGRHFVFLSAWPTPDLSAAGMELVGHPPFMLRPPGGLPPPVPKGLRIVPVTDRKTLDDFVRTLVEAYPLPDAEGTVLGDVRVLRGPIRLFVGYDGDRPVATSGARLGHGIVDVEWVSTMSSHRGRGIGTALTWAATLVSPAEPATLIASDEGQSVYEAMGYLRVMRLTMWHRPPVS, via the coding sequence ATGGGCCGACCGCACCTCACCGACGGCTGGGAGCCGGACCTCGACGCCGGTGACTCGGTGCTGCGCAGGTTCGTGCTGGCCAACGCCGATCGCAACGCCTTCGTCGCCTCGTGCTCCGGCGGGCGGTCGCGGCGGTGGCCGGACCTGGCCGTGGCCGACCCGGCCTCGCCCGTCGTCTTCGACAACGCGGCCGTGCTGCTGCGTCCCCCGCCGTACGTCGATCTGCCGGACGTCACGCGGCGGATCACGGAGTTCTACCCGCCCGGACGGCACTTCGTGTTCCTGTCGGCCTGGCCGACGCCGGACCTGTCCGCGGCGGGCATGGAACTGGTGGGCCACCCGCCGTTCATGCTGCGCCCGCCGGGCGGCCTGCCGCCGCCCGTCCCGAAGGGGCTGCGGATCGTCCCGGTGACCGACCGGAAGACCCTGGACGACTTCGTCCGGACACTCGTCGAGGCGTACCCGCTGCCGGACGCCGAGGGGACGGTGCTCGGCGACGTGCGCGTGCTGCGGGGGCCCATCCGGCTGTTCGTCGGGTACGACGGCGACCGTCCCGTCGCCACCTCCGGCGCGCGCCTCGGCCACGGCATCGTGGACGTGGAGTGGGTGTCCACCATGTCCTCGCACCGCGGCCGGGGCATCGGCACCGCGCTCACCTGGGCGGCCACCCTCGTCTCCCCGGCCGAACCGGCCACGCTCATCGCCAGCGACGAGGGGCAGTCGGTCTACGAGGCGATGGGCTACCTCCGGGTGATGCGCCTGACGATGTGGCACCGTCCACCGGTCTCCTGA
- a CDS encoding zinc-binding dehydrogenase produces MNWPLNIHGFAVDLVTGDPDRMRRARAFVEAGLRSGTLAPVVDRTFDLAEIVRAHRHLESNAQLGKVVVTVTHERG; encoded by the coding sequence ATGAACTGGCCGCTGAACATCCACGGCTTCGCCGTCGACCTCGTCACCGGTGACCCCGATCGGATGCGCCGTGCCCGGGCGTTCGTCGAGGCCGGACTGCGCTCCGGCACGCTGGCCCCCGTCGTCGACCGCACCTTCGACCTGGCGGAGATCGTGCGGGCGCACCGCCACCTGGAGTCGAACGCCCAGCTCGGCAAGGTCGTCGTCACCGTCACGCATGAGCGCGGGTGA
- a CDS encoding TIGR03086 family metal-binding protein, translating to MEELGARAGLSRAAFARRFAMVVGQPPLAYLTWWRMTIAGRLLATTDLPLRLVARRGGYASEFAFAKAFKREYGMSPGMSSLGASTYWNKAFRSDRVNTVTEKKGHTPMSTPIVTGWAVLDYSHQALRAAVQGVPAGGWELPTPCAQWNVTQVLQHAAGDQIGFASFLTGEPGPADNPFAPSGTLAEEPAAYLEAALERSAKAWAGVDRAAAEVPVPVPPNKLTPEVGAGACALDAAVHAWDIAMATGQPTTLTREYAVELLAVARQIVEPLRAYGAYAAALEPRDGDDEVAELLRYLGRDPEWSAA from the coding sequence GTGGAGGAGCTCGGCGCGCGGGCCGGCCTGTCGCGGGCGGCCTTCGCGCGCCGGTTCGCCATGGTCGTGGGGCAGCCTCCGCTGGCGTACCTGACCTGGTGGCGCATGACCATCGCCGGCCGGCTGCTGGCCACGACCGACCTGCCGTTGCGCCTGGTCGCCCGGCGCGGCGGCTACGCCTCGGAGTTCGCGTTCGCCAAGGCGTTCAAGCGGGAGTACGGGATGTCACCCGGCATGTCATCGCTGGGAGCGTCAACCTATTGGAATAAAGCGTTCCGTTCTGATAGAGTGAACACTGTCACCGAGAAGAAGGGCCACACCCCCATGAGCACTCCCATCGTCACCGGCTGGGCCGTCCTCGACTACTCCCACCAGGCGCTGCGCGCCGCCGTCCAGGGTGTCCCGGCGGGCGGCTGGGAGCTGCCGACGCCGTGCGCGCAGTGGAACGTCACCCAGGTGCTCCAGCACGCGGCGGGCGACCAGATCGGGTTCGCGTCCTTCCTGACCGGCGAGCCCGGCCCCGCCGACAACCCGTTCGCCCCGTCGGGCACGCTGGCCGAGGAGCCCGCGGCCTACCTGGAGGCGGCGCTGGAGCGCTCGGCGAAGGCGTGGGCGGGCGTGGACCGCGCCGCCGCCGAAGTGCCCGTCCCGGTGCCGCCGAACAAGCTGACGCCCGAGGTGGGCGCCGGCGCGTGCGCGCTCGACGCCGCCGTGCACGCCTGGGACATCGCCATGGCCACCGGCCAGCCCACGACGCTCACCCGCGAGTACGCCGTGGAGCTGCTGGCCGTGGCCCGGCAGATCGTCGAGCCGCTGCGCGCGTACGGCGCCTACGCGGCGGCGCTGGAGCCGCGTGACGGCGACGACGAGGTGGCCGAGCTGCTGCGTTACCTGGGCCGCGACCCGGAGTGGTCGGCCGCCTGA
- a CDS encoding lanthionine synthetase LanC family protein has protein sequence MSFDRTRSSKERAESPLSAAILAGRWIRSAAVDDGHGRWWRANPDPRGRSAVTPESWSLYSGSAGVVLFFLELAAATGHEAYLEDARAGARRLAATWRRQGDLSLYHGLTGVMIALMEAGWALGEESFEVEARAVADLIVERRREIGGGVGWSPDPAQRGDGGIVLGLLRAAAHLGVPAYEQAAVEAGLRIARLPVPGHRFGDCADLPVDAVTPGFLAGTAGTAFLLARLYGITGETRFLRAARSGADFVREISTVTGACALVPHHVPQARTLHYLGFCSGSAGVARMFYELHQVSGDPGDLDWVERLARGIVKAGVPYRHSEGFWNTACQCCGTAGLIELFVGLWAATGRPAHLDFARTLAGHLVGRASGHDGRGYRWYQAYRRLRPEEVSADTGYMVGAAGIGTSLLHLDAAGQADRPRWVILLPDNPFPAIPIPAAVLRPVDEREHGDR, from the coding sequence ATGAGCTTCGACAGGACCCGCTCGTCCAAGGAGCGCGCCGAGTCGCCGCTGTCGGCGGCGATCCTGGCCGGCCGGTGGATCAGGTCGGCCGCGGTGGACGACGGGCATGGCCGGTGGTGGCGGGCCAATCCCGACCCGCGGGGCCGCTCGGCCGTCACCCCGGAGTCCTGGTCGCTGTACTCGGGCAGCGCGGGGGTGGTGCTGTTCTTCCTGGAACTGGCCGCCGCGACCGGGCACGAGGCGTACCTGGAGGACGCGCGGGCGGGCGCGCGCCGGCTGGCCGCGACGTGGCGCCGGCAGGGCGACCTGTCGCTCTACCACGGCCTGACCGGGGTGATGATCGCGCTGATGGAGGCCGGTTGGGCGCTGGGCGAGGAGTCGTTCGAGGTCGAGGCGCGGGCGGTCGCGGACCTGATCGTCGAGCGGCGGCGGGAGATCGGGGGCGGTGTCGGCTGGTCCCCGGACCCGGCCCAGCGCGGCGACGGCGGCATCGTGCTCGGCCTGCTGCGCGCCGCCGCCCACCTGGGCGTGCCGGCCTACGAGCAGGCCGCGGTCGAGGCGGGGCTGCGCATCGCCCGGCTGCCCGTGCCCGGCCACCGGTTCGGCGACTGCGCCGACCTGCCCGTGGACGCGGTCACCCCCGGCTTCCTGGCCGGTACGGCCGGCACCGCGTTCCTGCTGGCCCGCCTGTACGGCATCACCGGCGAGACCCGGTTCCTGCGCGCGGCGCGCAGCGGCGCCGACTTCGTCCGCGAGATCAGCACCGTCACCGGCGCGTGCGCCCTCGTCCCGCACCACGTGCCGCAGGCGCGGACGCTGCACTACCTGGGTTTCTGCTCCGGCTCGGCCGGGGTCGCCCGGATGTTCTACGAGTTGCACCAGGTGTCCGGCGACCCGGGCGACCTGGACTGGGTCGAGCGGCTGGCCCGCGGCATCGTCAAGGCGGGTGTGCCGTACCGCCACAGCGAGGGCTTCTGGAACACCGCCTGCCAGTGTTGCGGCACCGCCGGGCTGATCGAGCTGTTCGTCGGCCTGTGGGCGGCCACCGGCCGGCCCGCCCACCTCGACTTCGCCCGGACCCTGGCCGGCCATCTCGTCGGCCGGGCCAGCGGCCACGACGGGCGCGGTTACCGCTGGTACCAGGCCTACCGCAGGTTGCGGCCCGAAGAGGTCAGCGCCGACACCGGCTACATGGTCGGCGCCGCCGGCATCGGCACCTCGCTGCTCCACCTCGACGCCGCCGGGCAGGCCGACCGGCCCCGGTGGGTCATCCTGCTGCCCGACAACCCCTTCCCCGCGATCCCGATCCCCGCCGCCGTGCTGCGGCCCGTGGACGAGCGGGAGCACGGCGACCGGTAG